CCGCCTTCCTCCTGCTGGGCTACCTCTGCGGCTCCGTCCCCTTCGGCGTGCTGCTGACGCGGTGGCTGCGCGGGGTGGACGTGCGCGCCAGCGGCAGCGGCAACATCGGCGCCACCAACGTCACGCGCGTCGCGGGCAAGAAGCTGGGCGCGGTGGTGCTGCTCCTGGACGCGCTCAAGGCCGTGCTGCCCGTGGCGCTGGCCGTGCACTACCTGCCCGGCGACGCGAAGGCGCACGCGCTGGTGGGCCTGGCCGCGGTGCTGGGGCACGTGTACCCGGTGTGGCTCAAGCTCCAGGGCGGCAAGGGCGTGGCGTCCGCGCTGGGCGTGCTGGTGGTGCTGGTGCCCAAGGCGGCGCTCGCGGGGGCCATCATCTACGGGCTGGTGGTGGCCCGGTGGCGCGTGAGCTCCGTGGGCTCGCTGTCCGCGGCGGTGGTCGCCATCGCCACCGCGTTCCTCACCGCGCCCTCCCGCGAGTACGTGCTGCTCACCGCGGGGCTATTCGTCCTGATGCTCTGGACGCACCGGAGCAACCTCCTGCGACTCGCCCGGCGCACCGAGCACCGGCTTTGAGCCGGGAGGCAGCGGCGGCGCGCGGTAGCCCAGGAGCGTGCAGGGGATGGGGCCGTTCCACACGTCGCGCCGGGCCATGGGGCGCGCGTGGAAGGCGCTCTCGAAGGCGGGGTTGCCGGACAGCACCCAGACGCGCCAGCCCGGCAGCGCGCGCAAGCTGTCACCCAGCTTGAAGTAGAAGGTCTTCATGCCCTTCTGGCCGCCGGAGCCGAGCCGGTCGCCATAGGGCGGGTTGGTGAGGACGAGCCCGCCGCCTTCGGGCAGGGGCGGGAGCTTCGTCGCGTCGCCTTCCGCGAGCTGGATTTCCTCGCCCAGGCGCGCTGCCTTCACGTTGCGGTCCGCGGCCTCCAGGGCCTCGTCGCTCTTGTCGAAGCCGAGGATGGGGACCTCCACCTTGCGCTCGTTGCGCCGCGCGTCCGCGCGCAGGTCCGCGAGCAGCTCCTTCGCACGCACGCCCAGGTGCGGCCAGCGCTCCACCGCGAAGCTCCGGTTGATGCCCGGGGCCCGCTTGCGCGCGATGAGGCCGCCCTCGATGACGATGGTGCCCGAGCCGCACATGGGGTCCACCAGCGCCTCCGTGCCGGTGTAGCCCGCCGCGCGCAGCAGGGCCGCGGCCAGGTTCTCCTTCAGGGGTGCGGGGGTGGGGCGCACGCGGTAGCCGCGCCGGTGCAGCGGTTCGCCGCACAGGTCCAGGGAGAGGGACAGCTTCTCCTTCACCAGGTGCGCCACCACGGACACGTCCGGGTTTCGCGTGTCCACGTCCGGCCGCGAGCCCAGCTTCTCGCGCAGGCGGTCCACGATGGCGTCCTTCACCTTCAGCGCCACGAAGCCGGAGTGCGCGTGCTCGGTGTCCTTCAGGTTCGCGTCCACCGCGAACGTCACGTTCGTCGTGAGGTGCTCCTCCCACGGTACGCTGGCCACCGCGTCGTAGAGCCCCTGGGCCCCCTTCGCGTCGAACTCGCCCAGCGGGTAGAGCACGCGCATGGCGATGCGGGACCAGAGGCAGACGTTGAGCGCCTCGTCGAGTGCGGCCATGAAGCGCACGCCGCCGCGGTCCTGGCGGATGCGCTTGGCGCCGAGCTCCTTCAGCTCCTCGGCGAGCAGGTCCTCGGTGCCGCGCGCGGCGGTGGCGAATAGGGCAAGACGTTCAGCCATGGTGCACCGCCCTTAGACGACCCGGGGGCGATTGGGAACTGCTCAGGTGGCCACGACCTCGTACATCGTGAAGGTGGCGTCCTCCTGGGACGCGCTGGCCCCCTTCGCCCGCTGGAAGTCCTCCGACTGGAAGTAGGCCCGCATGGCGTCCCGGTCCTTCCAGCGCGTGACGAGCAGGATTTCAGGCGAGCGCTCGAACGAGCGCAGCACCTCCAGGCCCAGGAAGCCCGGATGGCCGTCCACGCGCCGGGAGCGCTCCTGGAGCCGGTGGACCCAGCCATCGGCCTCTTCGGGGGACGCGCGGAAGCGGGAGATGGCGACGATCATTCGGCCGTCCGGAGGAAAAGAGAGCGGGGGCGCCCGGAAGCCTGTTCCGTGACGCCCACGAGGGGAAAACCGACAGGGGACGGAGGTCCGTTCCCCGGGCTACATCGCCCCGGCGCCGGGCATGTCGCCCAGGCCGCGCAGCAGCACCTCACGGGGCTTGGCGCCGTCCGCGGGGCCCACCACGCCGTCGCGCTCCATGCGCTCAATCATGCGCGCCGCGCGGTTGTATCCGATGCGCATCTTGCGCTGGAGCATGGAGATGGAGACGGAGCGCATCTCGCTGACCGCCGCGAGCGCCTGGTCGTAGAGCTCGTCGGACAGCTCGTCCTCCTCGCCACCGCCGCCCTCGCCCTCCTCGTCGCGCGGCTTGAGGATGGACTCGTCGAAGACGGGCTTGCCCTGGGCCTTGAGGTGGTCCACCGCCTTCTTGATTTCGTGCTCGGAGACGTAGGCGCCGTGCACGCGCTGCAGGTGGGCGCTCGTGGGCGGCATGATGAGCATGTCGCCCATGCCCAGCAGGGCCTCCGCGCCCACCGTGCCCAGGATCGTCATCGAGTCCGGCTTCGAGCGCAGCATGAAGCTGATGCGCGTGGGGAAGTTGGCCTTGATGATGCCCGTGACGACGTCCGTGGACGGACGCTGGGTCGCGACCATCAGGTGGATGCCGGCCGCGCGCGCCATCTGCGCGAGGCGCGCCACGTAGGTCTCCACCTCGCGGCTGGCGACCATCATCAGGTCCGCGAGCTCGTCGATGATGACCACGATGTAGGGCAGCTTCTTGAGCTCCTTCTTCTCCGTGGAGGCGGCCTCCGCCGGCGTGGACTCCTCGCCATCCTCCTCGAACTCCGCGTCCTCCTCGCCGTCGGCCTCCAGGGCAGGGGAGGCCGTGGGCTCGGAGACGATGGCCTCACGCAGGTCCTCGTCGTCCTCGCGCGGCATGGCCACGCCCAACCCGTCGCTGGCGGAAGCGGGGGCCACCGTCTCGGCGCTGCCCTCCACGACCAGCACCTTCTTGGGCTTCTTCTTCTTCGCGGCGGGCGCGGGAGCGGCGGGCTTCTCCTCGGAGGCCTGCGTCTCCACCAGCTTGTTGAAGCCGGCGATGTTGCGCACGCCCGCCTCGGACAGCATCTGGTAGCGGCGCTCCATCTCCTCCACCGCCCAGCGCAGCGCGAGCGCGGCCTTCTTCGGGTCGGTGACGACGGGGAGCAAGAGGTGCGGGATGCCCTCGTAGACGGAGAGCTCCAGCATCTTCGGGTCCACCATGATGAAGCGGACCTCCTCGGGCGTGGCCTTGAGGAGGATGCTCATGATCATCGAGTTCACCGCCACGGACTTGCCGGAGCCGGTGGTGCCCGCGATGAGCAGGTGGGGGGCCTTCACCAGGTCGAAGACGTACGGCATGCCTTCGATGTCCTTGCCCACGCACATGGTGAGCTTGCTGCCGCTCTTCTGGAACGTGTCCTGCTCGGCAATCTCCTTGAGGAACACCGTCTCGCGGTCGCGGTTGGGGACCTCGATGCCGACCACGCCCTTGCCGGGGATGGGGGCCACGATGCGCACGCGCATGGCCTCCATGGCCATGGCCAGGTCGTCCTGGAGCGCGGCGATCTTGCTGACCTTGATGCCGGGCCCGGGCAGGAACTCGTACATGGTGACGACGGGGCCGGGGCGGATCTCCACCACCTCGCCCACGATGCCGAAGTCCGCCAGCTTCGCGCGCAGCTTCTCCGCCGTGACGAGGAACGCGTCCTTGTCCAGCGCGGAGCGCTCCTTCTTGTCCGCCTCCAGCACGTCCAGCGGCGGCAGGGAGAAGCTCTTGCGGTCACCCACGAACTCGAACTGGTCCTGCGGCCGCTTCATGGCGGTGGGCTTGGGCGGCGCCTTGGGCTCCACGATGAGCGGCATGCGCGCCAGCGCGGAGGGCGGCGCGGGGATGAGGGCGTTGCCCGGCGCGGCGGCGGCCGGCTTCTCCGCGGCCATGGGCTTCGCGGCGGGCTCGGCGGGAGGCGTGAGCGACGCGGCGGGCACCGGCGGCGTGGACGGAGCGGACGGAGGGGTGACGATCTGCGGCGTCTTGCGCGCGCGGCGGGGCGGCTCGTCCGCGTTGGCGGGCAGCTGCGGCTGGGGCGCGAGGAAGGACGCGGCCCAGGCGGGGTCGGCGCCCGGGGAACGGCGCTCGGCGCGCTCGGGCGGCAGCGAGGGCTGCTCGTCGGAGGCGTCGTCGTTCTCCTCGTCCTCGGACGGCTCCTCGCGGGCGAGCTTCTTCTCCAGCTTCTCGCGCTCCTTCTGCTCCTTGAGCGCCTTCTTCGCGTTGGCGAGCTGCTCCTTCTCGTTCTGCCGGGCCAGGCGCACGGCCTCCTCGGCCAGGGCTTCGGCCTCGGCGGCCTCGGCCTCGGCGGCCAGGCGCTCGGCCTCGGACAGTTCCTCCTCCTCGGCCTCCAGCTCCGCGAGGAACGCGGCCTCCTCTTCCTTCTCCTGCGCGAGCCGCTCCTGGCGGGCCGCGTAGTTGACCTTCTGCTGCTCCCAGAAGACGTGCGCGTTCTCGGAGATGCGGCGGCCCAGGACGGTGAGGCCGGCCCACACCAGCGAGCACAGCTTGAAGAACGTGTACTGGGTGCCCACGATGAGCGCCGCCGCGCTGATGGCGGTGACGAGGATGATGGTGCCGACGGTGGAGAACATCCCCTCCATCAGGCCGCCCAGGCTCGCGCCCAGCGCGCCGCCGGGCGGGTGGGCCCAGCCCTTGTCCTTGGCGAACATGAGCTGCGCGAGCACGGACACGCTGCAGGTGAGCAGCGCCAGGGAGATGATCTGCGGCATGCGGCGCCGGTCGCGGTTGCCCACGAAGAGCACCACGGCGGTGTAGATGCCACCCGCGGGGATGAGGTAGGCGCACACGCCCAGCGCGCCGCGCAGGGTCTCCGCGATGAGGTGGCCCATGGGGCCGACCGCGTTGTGGAAGCCGGGCCCCACCCGGTCATGCGCGTCGAACGTGGCGACCGCCAGCAAGGCCAGCAACGAGGCGGCCAGGATGAAGACGCCCACGAGCGCCCGCTTGGCGGGACTGGCCGCGCCCGGGGCCTTCATCTTCTTGTTGTTGAGCGCCTTGCGGCGCGTCGCGATCTCCTGCCGGGAGAGCACCGCCTTCTCCCCCCGGCCACCCTTCTTTGCCGCTGTCATGGACCCCTGTTCCCTCTGCCCGATTCCAGCCGCGTAGCGAGCTGTAGCAATCCGCCCGGCGAGAATAGGGAGGGAGGGGGCGGGGTCAATTTTCCGGCAGGCGTCCAGGGGGGCCCCGAGGAGGCGGAAGCAGGGCCTACATTTCGGGCGCGTCCCCGTGGCGAGAGGGTATGGTGCCTGCCGCCAAGGAGAACCCAAGACCATGTCCGACCTGAGCCCCGACAAGCCCTCCCACAACGAAGACGACTACTTCGCGCGCGAGGAGATTGAAGCCAAGCGCAAGCTGGCCCTCCAGCAGTCCCAGGAGATGGCCGTCCAGCAGCGCGAGTCGCTCAAGCAGCTGCACTTCATGAAGTGTCCCAAGTGCGGCATGGACCTGCAGACGCTGAAGCAGGGCAACGTGGAGCTGGAGAGCTGCTTCAACTGCCACGGCGTCTGGCTGGACGCGGGCGAGCTGGAGCAGGTCATCAAGCAGCACGGCCACGAGGGCAGCGGCAAGGTGATGAGCGCCGTCCTCAACCTGTTCAAGCGCACGCCGTCGTCCCCGTAGCACTGGAGTTCGGAGGAGGAGGCTTCCCCATGGCCCTCACGCTCGAGCAGGTCCGGCACGTGGCCACCCTGGCGCGGCTGTCGCTGACGCCGCAGGAGGAGGAGCGCTACGCCACCCAGCTGTCCGCGGTCCTGGACGCGGTGGCGGAGCTGGAAGCGCTCGACGTAAGCCAGGTGGAGCCCACCTCCCACGCGACGCTCGCGTCCTCGCTGTTGCGCGAGGACGTGCTGCGTCCGTCACTGCCCCCGGAAGCAGGGCTCGCCAACGCGCCGGCGAAGGTGGGCAGTGCCTTCGCGGTCCCGAAGATCCTGGAGTAGCCCGCCATGTCGTCGCTGACCGACCTGTCGATGCTGGAGCTGGCGGCGAAGCTGGCTTCGCGCGAGGTGTCCTCCGTGGACGCCACACGCGCGAGCCTCCAGCGCATCGCCCAGGTGGACCCGAAGGTGCGCGCCTTCCTGCGCGTGGACGAGGCCGGGGCGCTGAAGTCCGCCGAGGCCAGTGACGCGCGCCGCAAGGCGGGCAGCCCGCTGAGCGCGCTGGACGGCGTGCCCGTGGGCCTCAAGGACATCTTCCTCACGCAAGGGGTGGAGACCACCTGCGCCTCGCGCGTCCTGGAGGGCTTCGTCCCCCCCTATGACGCCACCGTGGTGCGCCTGCTGAAGGAAGCGGGCCTGCCGCTGTTGGGCAAGCTGAACATGGACGAGTTCGCCATGGGCTCGTCCAACGAGTCGAGCGCGTACTTCCCCACCCACAACCCGTGGGACCTGACGCGCACGCCGGGCGGCTCGTCCGGTGGCTCGGCGGCGGCGGTGGCCGCGCGCGAGGTGTTCGGCGCGCTGGGCACGGACACGGGCGGCTCCATCCGCCAGCCCGCGGCGCTCACCAACACCGTGGGGCTCAAGCCCACGTACGGGCGGGTGTCGCGCTACGGCGTCATCGCCTTCGCCTCATCGTTGGATCAGCCGGGCCCCATGGCGCGCACGGTGGGGGACACCGCGGCGCTCTTCCAGCTCATCGCGCGGCATGATCCGCTCGACTCCACCTCCGCGGACGTGGAGACGCCGGACTGCCTCACGGGGCTGGAGGACGGCGTGCGGGGCCTCAAACTGGGCGTGCCTCGCGAGTACTTCGCGGAAGGGATGGACCCGGAGGTGGCGGGCACGCTGCGCGCGTCGCTGGAGGAGCTGGAGAAGCTGGGCGCGACGCTGGTGGACGTGTCGCTGCCGCACACGAAGTACGCGCTGGCGACGTACTACCTGCTGGCCTCGTCCGAGGCGTCCAGCAACCTGGCCCGCTACGACGGCATCCGCTACGGGCAGCGGGCGAAGGACGCGCGCGGGCTCAAGGAGCTGTACACGCAGACGCGTGGGCAGGGCTTCGGCGCGGAGGTGAAGCGCCGCATCATGCTGGGCACCTACGCGCTGTCCGCCGGCTACTACGACGCGTACTACCTGCGCGCGCAGAAGGTCCGCACGCTCATCCGCGAGGACTTCACGAAGGTGTTCCAGCAGGTGGACGCCATCGTGTCGCCCACGTCGCCGGTGCCGGCGTTCAAGCTGGGCGCGAAGGTGGACGACCCGCTGTCCATGTACCTGATGGACGTCTACACGCTGCCGTGCAACCTGGCGGGCCTGCCCGGCCTGTCCGTGCCGTGTGGCTTCACTCAAGGCGGGCTGCCCATTGGCATGCAGCTGTTGGGGCGCCCCTTCGACGAGGCCCGCCTGCTCCGCATCGCCCGCGCGTTCGAGCGCGAGCACGACTTCTTCCGCCGCGCCGCCCCCGTCTAGCGGGCGCGACACAAGGGTGACACCGCCATGCCCCTGAGCGACTTCCAGACGGTCATCGGCCTCGAGGTCCACGCGCAGCTGCTCACGCAGTCCAAGATCTTCTGCGGCTGCTCCACTGCCTTCGGCGCCGAGCCCAACCACCACACCTGCCCGGTGTGCCTGGGCATGCCCGGCGTGCTGCCGGTGCTCAACCAGCGCGTGGTGGAGTACGCGGTGCGCACGGGCCTGGCGCTCGGGTGCACGGTGAAGCCCACGAGCGTGTGGAGCCGGAAGAACTACTTCTATCCGGACCTGCCCAAGGGCTATCAAATCACCCAGTACGACCAGCCCATCTGCGAGTGGGGCGAGCTGGTCATCGACACGCCCTCCGGTGAGAAGACGGTGCGCGTGCGGCGCATCCACCTGGAGGAGGACGCGGGCAAGAGCGTGCACGACGCGTCCGCGTCCGCGGGCCAGAGCCTGGTGGACCTGAACCGCGCGGGCGTGCCGCTGATGGAGATTGTCAGCGAGCCGGACCTGCGCGATGCCGACGAGGCGGTGGAGTACCTCAAGGCGCTGCGTGACGTACTGGTGTACCTGGGCGTCAACGACGGCAACCTGGAGGAGGGCAGCTTCCGCTGCGACGCCAACGTGTCGGTGATGCCCAAGGGCTCCACCACGTACGGGCAGCGCTGCGAGCTGAAGAACCTCAACTCGTTCCGCTTCCTCAAGCAGGCCATCGAGTACGAGGCCGCGCGACAGGTGGACGTCATCGAGTCCGGCGGCAAGGTGGACCAGGAGACGCGCCTCTGGGACGTGAACAAGGGCATCACCCGGTCCATGCGCTCCAAGGAGGACGCGCACGACTACCGCTACTTCCCGGAGCCGGACCTGCCGCCGCTGCTCGTGTCGGACGCGCTGAGGGATTCGCAGCGGCAGTCGCTGCCGGAGCTGCCGCGTGCGAAGCGCACGCGCTTCATGGGTGAGTACGGCCTGCCGGCCTACGACGCGCGCATCCTCACCGCCGAGCGCCCGCTGGCGGACTTCTTCGAGGCCTGCGCGAAGCACGTCTCCGACGCGAAGAAGCTCTCCAACTGGTTCCTGGGGGAGCTGAGCCGCCTGCTCAAGGAGGAGGGCACGCCCATCTCCGCGCTGCGCTTCACCCCGGCGCAGCTGGGCGAGCTGCTGGCGACGGTGGAGAAGGGCACGGTGTCCGCGAACGCGGCGAAGGACGTGCTCGGGGAAATGTTCCGCACGGGCCGCCCGCCCGCGGACATCATCGCGGAGAAGGGCCTCGCGCAGGTCAGCGACGTGGGCGCCGTGGAGGCAGTGGTGGACGACATCCTCGCGAAGAACGCGGGCGAGGTGGAGAAGTACAAGGCCGGCAAGAAGAGCGTGTACGGCTTCTTCGTGGGCCAGGTGATGAAGGCCATGAAGGGCAAGGGCAACCCCGGCCTCGTCAACGAGCTGCTCAAGAAGAAGCTGGGCGATTAGGGCGCTCGCGTGGGTCGGCTCCTGACGGTGGATGGCGTCTCGTACCGCTGGAGCCTCCAGGGGCAGCGGGACGCTCCGGAAGGAACGGCTTGGCGGCTGCTCACGGTCGTGTG
This DNA window, taken from Corallococcus coralloides DSM 2259, encodes the following:
- the plsY gene encoding glycerol-3-phosphate 1-O-acyltransferase PlsY, giving the protein MLSAFLLLGYLCGSVPFGVLLTRWLRGVDVRASGSGNIGATNVTRVAGKKLGAVVLLLDALKAVLPVALAVHYLPGDAKAHALVGLAAVLGHVYPVWLKLQGGKGVASALGVLVVLVPKAALAGAIIYGLVVARWRVSSVGSLSAAVVAIATAFLTAPSREYVLLTAGLFVLMLWTHRSNLLRLARRTEHRL
- a CDS encoding THUMP domain-containing class I SAM-dependent RNA methyltransferase, whose protein sequence is MAERLALFATAARGTEDLLAEELKELGAKRIRQDRGGVRFMAALDEALNVCLWSRIAMRVLYPLGEFDAKGAQGLYDAVASVPWEEHLTTNVTFAVDANLKDTEHAHSGFVALKVKDAIVDRLREKLGSRPDVDTRNPDVSVVAHLVKEKLSLSLDLCGEPLHRRGYRVRPTPAPLKENLAAALLRAAGYTGTEALVDPMCGSGTIVIEGGLIARKRAPGINRSFAVERWPHLGVRAKELLADLRADARRNERKVEVPILGFDKSDEALEAADRNVKAARLGEEIQLAEGDATKLPPLPEGGGLVLTNPPYGDRLGSGGQKGMKTFYFKLGDSLRALPGWRVWVLSGNPAFESAFHARPMARRDVWNGPIPCTLLGYRAPPLPPGSKPVLGAPGESQEVAPVRPEHQDE
- a CDS encoding antibiotic biosynthesis monooxygenase family protein, which gives rise to MIVAISRFRASPEEADGWVHRLQERSRRVDGHPGFLGLEVLRSFERSPEILLVTRWKDRDAMRAYFQSEDFQRAKGASASQEDATFTMYEVVAT
- a CDS encoding FtsK/SpoIIIE family DNA translocase, which gives rise to MTAAKKGGRGEKAVLSRQEIATRRKALNNKKMKAPGAASPAKRALVGVFILAASLLALLAVATFDAHDRVGPGFHNAVGPMGHLIAETLRGALGVCAYLIPAGGIYTAVVLFVGNRDRRRMPQIISLALLTCSVSVLAQLMFAKDKGWAHPPGGALGASLGGLMEGMFSTVGTIILVTAISAAALIVGTQYTFFKLCSLVWAGLTVLGRRISENAHVFWEQQKVNYAARQERLAQEKEEEAAFLAELEAEEEELSEAERLAAEAEAAEAEALAEEAVRLARQNEKEQLANAKKALKEQKEREKLEKKLAREEPSEDEENDDASDEQPSLPPERAERRSPGADPAWAASFLAPQPQLPANADEPPRRARKTPQIVTPPSAPSTPPVPAASLTPPAEPAAKPMAAEKPAAAAPGNALIPAPPSALARMPLIVEPKAPPKPTAMKRPQDQFEFVGDRKSFSLPPLDVLEADKKERSALDKDAFLVTAEKLRAKLADFGIVGEVVEIRPGPVVTMYEFLPGPGIKVSKIAALQDDLAMAMEAMRVRIVAPIPGKGVVGIEVPNRDRETVFLKEIAEQDTFQKSGSKLTMCVGKDIEGMPYVFDLVKAPHLLIAGTTGSGKSVAVNSMIMSILLKATPEEVRFIMVDPKMLELSVYEGIPHLLLPVVTDPKKAALALRWAVEEMERRYQMLSEAGVRNIAGFNKLVETQASEEKPAAPAPAAKKKKPKKVLVVEGSAETVAPASASDGLGVAMPREDDEDLREAIVSEPTASPALEADGEEDAEFEEDGEESTPAEAASTEKKELKKLPYIVVIIDELADLMMVASREVETYVARLAQMARAAGIHLMVATQRPSTDVVTGIIKANFPTRISFMLRSKPDSMTILGTVGAEALLGMGDMLIMPPTSAHLQRVHGAYVSEHEIKKAVDHLKAQGKPVFDESILKPRDEEGEGGGGEEDELSDELYDQALAAVSEMRSVSISMLQRKMRIGYNRAARMIERMERDGVVGPADGAKPREVLLRGLGDMPGAGAM
- a CDS encoding zf-TFIIB domain-containing protein, coding for MSDLSPDKPSHNEDDYFAREEIEAKRKLALQQSQEMAVQQRESLKQLHFMKCPKCGMDLQTLKQGNVELESCFNCHGVWLDAGELEQVIKQHGHEGSGKVMSAVLNLFKRTPSSP
- the gatC gene encoding Asp-tRNA(Asn)/Glu-tRNA(Gln) amidotransferase subunit GatC; translated protein: MALTLEQVRHVATLARLSLTPQEEERYATQLSAVLDAVAELEALDVSQVEPTSHATLASSLLREDVLRPSLPPEAGLANAPAKVGSAFAVPKILE
- the gatA gene encoding Asp-tRNA(Asn)/Glu-tRNA(Gln) amidotransferase subunit GatA; translation: MSSLTDLSMLELAAKLASREVSSVDATRASLQRIAQVDPKVRAFLRVDEAGALKSAEASDARRKAGSPLSALDGVPVGLKDIFLTQGVETTCASRVLEGFVPPYDATVVRLLKEAGLPLLGKLNMDEFAMGSSNESSAYFPTHNPWDLTRTPGGSSGGSAAAVAAREVFGALGTDTGGSIRQPAALTNTVGLKPTYGRVSRYGVIAFASSLDQPGPMARTVGDTAALFQLIARHDPLDSTSADVETPDCLTGLEDGVRGLKLGVPREYFAEGMDPEVAGTLRASLEELEKLGATLVDVSLPHTKYALATYYLLASSEASSNLARYDGIRYGQRAKDARGLKELYTQTRGQGFGAEVKRRIMLGTYALSAGYYDAYYLRAQKVRTLIREDFTKVFQQVDAIVSPTSPVPAFKLGAKVDDPLSMYLMDVYTLPCNLAGLPGLSVPCGFTQGGLPIGMQLLGRPFDEARLLRIARAFEREHDFFRRAAPV
- the gatB gene encoding Asp-tRNA(Asn)/Glu-tRNA(Gln) amidotransferase subunit GatB yields the protein MPLSDFQTVIGLEVHAQLLTQSKIFCGCSTAFGAEPNHHTCPVCLGMPGVLPVLNQRVVEYAVRTGLALGCTVKPTSVWSRKNYFYPDLPKGYQITQYDQPICEWGELVIDTPSGEKTVRVRRIHLEEDAGKSVHDASASAGQSLVDLNRAGVPLMEIVSEPDLRDADEAVEYLKALRDVLVYLGVNDGNLEEGSFRCDANVSVMPKGSTTYGQRCELKNLNSFRFLKQAIEYEAARQVDVIESGGKVDQETRLWDVNKGITRSMRSKEDAHDYRYFPEPDLPPLLVSDALRDSQRQSLPELPRAKRTRFMGEYGLPAYDARILTAERPLADFFEACAKHVSDAKKLSNWFLGELSRLLKEEGTPISALRFTPAQLGELLATVEKGTVSANAAKDVLGEMFRTGRPPADIIAEKGLAQVSDVGAVEAVVDDILAKNAGEVEKYKAGKKSVYGFFVGQVMKAMKGKGNPGLVNELLKKKLGD